A region of the Leeuwenhoekiella sp. MAR_2009_132 genome:
TTAGGTCAGGTACGTGCAGATGAAGTTGATTCTAAAGTGGTAACAGCTATTGAATATACCTGCTATGAGGAGTTAGCTAATGAGAAATTAAATGAAATACGCGAAGAGGCTTTTGAGAAATTCGATTTAATATGTATGCATATTTACCACAGTTTGGGCACGATTAAAGTTGGCGAAGTTTGCTTTTTTGTATTTGTTTCGGCTAAGCGCAGAAAAGAAGTTTATGCCGCTACAGAATGGATTGTTAATCAGGTAAAAGACCGCACTCCTATTTTTGGAAAAGAGATTTTTGAAGATAACAGCCATCAGTGGAAAGTGAATAGTTAATTGAGTTTTAAATCTAAGTTAGGCGGTTTCAGTCTTAAATAAATACAAGTAATACCTATACTAAATATGGTAGATATAACACATAAAATAACAACCTTACGTACAGCAACAGCTCAGGCGACGGTTACCGTGAGTAAGCCCGAAACTATTGAGGCTTTGCAAAAAAACACCGTACCCAAAGGAAACGTTTTTGAAATGGCAAAAACAGCAGGACTATTTGCTGTAAAAAACACACATACCACAATACCAGATTGTCACCCGTTACCTATTGAATATACGGCTGTAGAGTACACGATAGATGGTCTTTCAGTTCATATAGCAATTACCGTAAAAACGGTTTACAAAACCGGCGTTGAAGTTGAGGCGATGCATGGAGCTTCGGTGATTGCATTGACCATGTATGATATGCTTAAACCTATAGACAAAGGTATTGAGATTAACAATGTTAAATTAGTCAACAAAAAAGGCGGTAAAAGCAGTTTTAAAGATCAGAATCCGTCGAGATTGAGTGCGCATATCATCGTATGCTCTGATTCTATTTCCGAAGGAAAAAAAGAAGATCTGGCGGGTAAAGCTATTATAGAAAAACTTCAGGGATTTGATGTTCAAATTCAGGGTTACGAGATTATACCAGACGATCTGGAAACCATACGCAGCAAGGCTTTTGAATTGTCTGATACTGTAAATCTTTTAATTTATACCGGTGGTACCGGACTCAGTATGCGCGATGTAACTCCCGAAGCGCTAGAACCCATTCTAGAACGTCGCATCCCCGGGGTTGAAGAAGCCATACGCAATTATGGTCAGGATCGTATGCCGTACGCAATGCTTTCGCGCAGCGTAGCCGGTACATTAGGCAATTGCCTAATACTTGCCCTACCTGGCTCTACAAATGGCGCTAAAGAGTCTATAGATGCTGTTTTTCCGCATTTATTACACGTTTTTAAAATATTAAGAGGCGCTCAACACAATGCTAATGACTAAAGTCACAAACCTATTAACCGATTCTCATCAGCGCAAACACAACTATTTGCGTATTTCACTCAGTGAAAAATGCAATTTAAGGTGTACCTACTGTATGCCTCACGACGGCATCGCGCTTAGTCCTAGAGCACATTTAATGACCGCAGATGAGATTGAAGCTATTGCCACCATATTTGTTAAGAATGGCGTAGATAAAATACGCTTAACCGGCGGCGAACCTTTAGTACGCAAAGATTTTAGCTTAATTCTAGAGAAACTTGCTAAACTTCATGTTAAGCTCTCTATCACAACAAATGCGCTGCTCACCCACCGTTTTATTGATGATTTTAAACGGTTTGGTTTACAAGATATTAATGTAAGTCTAGACAGTCTTGATGCCGAAAAATTTAAGTTTATTACACGTAGAGATCAGTTTAAACTGGCGTATGATAATATTAACCAACTCATCGCTGAAGGCTTTAATGTAAAAATTAATGCGGTTTTGATGAAAGGTTTTAATGAAGATGAAATAACTGACTTCATAAAACTC
Encoded here:
- the moaCB gene encoding bifunctional molybdenum cofactor biosynthesis protein MoaC/MoaB; its protein translation is MVDITHKITTLRTATAQATVTVSKPETIEALQKNTVPKGNVFEMAKTAGLFAVKNTHTTIPDCHPLPIEYTAVEYTIDGLSVHIAITVKTVYKTGVEVEAMHGASVIALTMYDMLKPIDKGIEINNVKLVNKKGGKSSFKDQNPSRLSAHIIVCSDSISEGKKEDLAGKAIIEKLQGFDVQIQGYEIIPDDLETIRSKAFELSDTVNLLIYTGGTGLSMRDVTPEALEPILERRIPGVEEAIRNYGQDRMPYAMLSRSVAGTLGNCLILALPGSTNGAKESIDAVFPHLLHVFKILRGAQHNAND
- the moaA gene encoding GTP 3',8-cyclase MoaA, with translation MTKVTNLLTDSHQRKHNYLRISLSEKCNLRCTYCMPHDGIALSPRAHLMTADEIEAIATIFVKNGVDKIRLTGGEPLVRKDFSLILEKLAKLHVKLSITTNALLTHRFIDDFKRFGLQDINVSLDSLDAEKFKFITRRDQFKLAYDNINQLIAEGFNVKINAVLMKGFNEDEITDFIKLTKDQNINVRFIEFMPFDGNEWNKNKLVSQAEILNRVTDYFGVEALKPLLNETNFTARNFRIEGFKGSFGIISSVTNPFCDSCNRVRLTADGKLKNCLFSNEETNLLTGYRSGANLEDLIDAALNKKKAVRAGMTDFDQLTNPDLHNNNRSMIAIGG
- a CDS encoding molybdenum cofactor biosynthesis protein MoaE encodes the protein MKKVFIEGPISSEFIGTSIAKHQSKTSIGAHNIFLGQVRADEVDSKVVTAIEYTCYEELANEKLNEIREEAFEKFDLICMHIYHSLGTIKVGEVCFFVFVSAKRRKEVYAATEWIVNQVKDRTPIFGKEIFEDNSHQWKVNS